One genomic window of Polyangium aurulentum includes the following:
- a CDS encoding DnaJ C-terminal domain-containing protein, with amino-acid sequence MARDLYSVLGVPRDADEETIKKAFRKLAVKYHPDKAPGAANEAKFKEINQANEVLSDKKKRALYDEFGEESLQQGFDAERARFIRQYSRHGAGPSGPRGGPGFDVQEVFGGQGGGADFGDLFGGIGDFFGRGRGGPRGPSAVRRGRGQDVESEVTIDFVSSVKGTTVSLQRSDGSEPVTVRIPPGANEGSRIRVPGQGTPGHGGGPAGDLLLKIHVTPHPLFKREGDDLHLDVPVSVGEAYNGGKIRIPTPDAEITLKIPPRTQSGQVLRVRGKGVVRKGKEAGDLYVRFLVHIPTGDDPRFEEAVKVLDMPGDDLRRDLRF; translated from the coding sequence ATGGCTCGTGATCTCTACTCCGTGCTCGGCGTCCCCCGCGACGCCGACGAAGAAACGATCAAGAAGGCTTTCCGCAAGCTCGCGGTCAAGTACCACCCGGACAAGGCGCCGGGGGCCGCGAACGAGGCCAAGTTCAAAGAGATCAACCAGGCGAACGAGGTCCTGAGCGACAAGAAAAAGCGGGCCCTCTACGACGAGTTCGGCGAGGAGAGCCTGCAGCAGGGCTTCGACGCCGAGCGCGCGCGCTTCATCCGCCAGTATTCTCGCCACGGAGCCGGACCCAGCGGGCCCCGCGGCGGCCCCGGCTTCGACGTGCAGGAGGTCTTCGGCGGACAGGGCGGAGGGGCCGATTTCGGCGATCTCTTCGGCGGCATCGGCGACTTCTTCGGCCGCGGTCGCGGCGGTCCTCGAGGACCCTCCGCGGTGCGGCGTGGCCGCGGTCAGGACGTCGAGAGCGAGGTGACGATCGACTTCGTCTCGTCCGTGAAGGGCACGACCGTGTCGCTTCAGCGCAGCGACGGCAGCGAGCCCGTGACCGTGCGCATCCCGCCGGGCGCGAACGAGGGCAGCCGCATCCGCGTGCCTGGCCAGGGCACGCCGGGGCACGGGGGCGGTCCTGCGGGCGACCTGCTGCTCAAGATCCACGTCACGCCCCATCCGCTCTTCAAGCGCGAGGGGGACGACCTGCACCTCGACGTGCCCGTGAGCGTGGGCGAGGCGTACAACGGCGGCAAGATCCGGATCCCCACGCCCGACGCCGAGATCACGCTGAAGATCCCTCCCCGCACGCAGAGCGGGCAGGTCTTGCGGGTGCGGGGCAAGGGCGTCGTGCGCAAGGGCAAGGAGGCAGGGGATCTCTACGTGAGGTTCCTCGTGCACATTCCGACCGGCGACGACCCGCGCTTCGAGGAGGCGGTGAAGGTGCTCGATATGCCGGGCGACGATCTGCGGCGCGACCTGCGCTTCTGA
- a CDS encoding serine/threonine-protein kinase has translation MADPSELPAHAGVTVTVTVTVPTPRASMPPATMIAERYRLDRLLGRGGFGEVWEAEDVLSGAPVAVKLLGGALESGHQEVLREILALRLLRLPGVVRLLDEGLDGGRAFIVMERVDGAPFPGDAARRRWDDIEHAALALIETLARIHAAGVVHRDLKPANVLVTREGRPVLLDFGISWASRLGDVPDSGSVLVGTPAYLAPEQVLGQTATPRTDLYALGVLLYEALAGRLPHEDRDVRRLLSLRLSTRPRPLREVAPHVPEDVAGIVDRLLAVTPEDRPRSAAEVLAVLRGTTVESVHSHRLLRLGGDTAVQQALAALRAGRSVDLVGPSGTGRTRCLDEIAAALGAEGIGTVRVTAGERAFESFEPALGSLSRDEALGLDAAHELIEERLGGALAGGVVLLVDELDRIDRWSRAVIARRGGGMRAVRVIPEDWTSNDPGAEIVRLKALDEGELRPLFVGPDRIFHLREDAAKFLWARTGGRPGRVAEEIEAWVRAGIARWDGSLLAVDRETLDQLASGLCVVPLPRAPVPSGPLLPHLERLLGWIALAYPDAEPALLARAMGEARYRVEADIDELVRARRARRLPDGRVEPRWAAEARNLVAEGRRAAHRAIAAALPAGAAQRFRHLVAAMPDRGASDDDARALALEVEQLARRLAVEGRLGQAIAALTEGLSALRRAARLGSTALAEGEDRLLVVWVEIALAEGTPQAQTRALYAIGGTNPRTEATAHLEELVRGALAFRAGGERALSLLNDIRPFEDPALETWRQGLRVLSARRSSEEIEQQVLDDVVAWVGRTGRPEARAQLSGWLGRLHYRKGNFEEAARLHAEAAEGEAWTTLRIAAWLNAASALMEGFRHEEAAGRAEAALAQARDSRHPFFEARAEWLLRAIAYRRCEPLKPDIGLVEAVGRIGNSDFEAIVSLTEAAVAYRAGDARVAIELSMRAVRLWRSVHEVWPDLLARSLALAAGAGADHGGEIEDLGRKAMQCPVPGLGLQCLGMLARTVGEPKRAWQKAALPLTAGVDRRHFHLRMDVLSVDEALASLGVEPPSAPPSGAKRGRSDRKGRGQRS, from the coding sequence TTGGCGGACCCCTCCGAGCTCCCTGCGCACGCCGGCGTGACCGTCACCGTGACCGTCACGGTGCCGACCCCGCGCGCCTCGATGCCGCCAGCCACGATGATCGCCGAGCGCTACAGGCTCGATCGCCTCCTCGGCCGCGGCGGGTTCGGCGAGGTGTGGGAGGCGGAAGACGTGCTCTCGGGCGCGCCCGTCGCGGTGAAGCTGCTCGGCGGCGCGCTCGAGAGCGGCCATCAGGAGGTCTTGCGGGAGATCCTCGCCTTGCGCCTGCTCCGGCTGCCGGGCGTCGTGCGCCTGCTCGACGAGGGGCTCGACGGGGGGCGCGCGTTCATCGTGATGGAGCGCGTCGACGGCGCGCCCTTCCCCGGCGACGCGGCGCGCCGGCGCTGGGACGACATCGAGCACGCGGCCCTCGCGCTGATCGAGACCCTCGCCCGGATCCACGCCGCGGGCGTCGTGCACCGGGATCTGAAGCCTGCGAACGTGCTCGTGACGCGCGAGGGGCGGCCCGTGCTGCTCGACTTCGGCATCTCCTGGGCGAGCCGCCTCGGCGACGTTCCCGACTCTGGGAGCGTCCTCGTCGGCACCCCCGCGTACCTCGCGCCCGAGCAGGTGCTCGGACAAACCGCCACGCCGCGCACCGATCTCTACGCGCTCGGCGTGCTGCTTTACGAGGCGCTCGCCGGCCGCTTGCCGCACGAGGATCGCGACGTGCGGCGCCTGCTCAGCCTGCGCCTGTCGACGCGCCCGCGCCCCTTGCGCGAGGTCGCGCCTCACGTGCCCGAGGACGTCGCGGGCATCGTGGATCGGCTGCTCGCGGTCACGCCCGAGGATCGCCCGCGCTCGGCGGCGGAGGTGCTCGCCGTGCTGCGCGGGACGACCGTCGAGAGCGTCCACAGCCATCGGCTCCTGCGCCTCGGCGGCGACACGGCGGTCCAGCAAGCCCTCGCCGCCCTGCGCGCGGGCCGTTCGGTCGATCTGGTTGGTCCTTCTGGTACCGGCCGCACGCGTTGCCTCGACGAGATCGCGGCCGCGCTCGGCGCCGAGGGGATCGGCACGGTGCGCGTGACGGCGGGGGAGAGGGCGTTCGAGAGCTTCGAGCCCGCGCTCGGATCGCTCTCGCGCGACGAGGCGCTCGGGCTCGACGCCGCGCACGAGCTCATCGAGGAGCGGCTCGGGGGGGCGCTCGCTGGCGGGGTCGTGCTGCTCGTGGACGAGCTCGACCGGATCGATCGCTGGTCTCGCGCCGTGATCGCGCGTCGAGGCGGAGGCATGCGCGCCGTCCGTGTGATCCCCGAAGATTGGACCTCAAACGATCCCGGGGCCGAGATCGTTCGCCTGAAGGCGCTCGACGAGGGGGAGCTGCGTCCGCTCTTCGTGGGGCCGGATCGGATCTTCCACCTGCGCGAGGACGCGGCGAAGTTCCTCTGGGCGCGCACGGGTGGGCGGCCGGGGCGCGTGGCCGAGGAGATCGAGGCGTGGGTGCGGGCGGGCATCGCGCGGTGGGACGGGTCGCTGCTCGCGGTGGATCGGGAGACGCTCGATCAGCTCGCCTCGGGCCTGTGCGTCGTCCCGCTCCCGCGCGCGCCGGTGCCGTCCGGGCCCTTGCTCCCGCACCTCGAGCGGCTGCTCGGCTGGATCGCGCTCGCGTATCCCGACGCCGAGCCGGCGCTCCTCGCGCGCGCGATGGGCGAGGCGCGCTACCGGGTCGAGGCGGACATCGACGAGCTCGTGCGCGCGCGCAGGGCGCGGAGGCTGCCCGATGGTCGCGTCGAGCCGCGCTGGGCGGCCGAGGCGCGCAACCTCGTGGCCGAGGGCCGGCGCGCCGCGCACCGGGCGATCGCGGCGGCCTTGCCGGCGGGCGCGGCGCAGCGTTTTCGGCATCTGGTGGCGGCGATGCCGGATCGAGGCGCGTCGGACGACGACGCGCGCGCGCTTGCGCTCGAGGTCGAGCAGCTCGCGCGCAGGCTGGCCGTGGAGGGGCGTCTCGGGCAGGCGATCGCGGCGCTCACCGAGGGCCTGTCGGCGCTGCGTCGCGCGGCGCGGCTCGGCTCGACGGCGCTCGCGGAAGGGGAGGACCGGCTGCTCGTCGTGTGGGTCGAGATCGCGCTGGCAGAGGGCACGCCGCAGGCCCAGACGCGCGCTCTCTATGCGATTGGCGGGACAAACCCGCGCACGGAGGCCACGGCTCACCTCGAGGAGCTCGTGCGGGGCGCTCTCGCGTTCCGGGCGGGCGGAGAGCGGGCGCTGTCGCTCCTGAACGACATTCGTCCCTTCGAGGATCCGGCCCTCGAGACCTGGCGGCAGGGGCTGCGGGTCCTGTCGGCGCGGCGCTCGTCGGAGGAGATAGAGCAGCAGGTCCTCGACGACGTGGTCGCGTGGGTCGGCCGGACGGGAAGGCCCGAGGCGCGCGCGCAGCTCTCGGGGTGGCTCGGGCGGCTCCATTATCGCAAGGGCAACTTCGAGGAGGCCGCGCGGCTGCACGCCGAGGCGGCCGAGGGCGAGGCGTGGACGACCCTGCGAATCGCAGCCTGGCTCAATGCTGCCTCGGCGCTCATGGAGGGCTTCCGGCACGAGGAGGCCGCGGGCCGTGCCGAGGCTGCGCTCGCGCAGGCGCGCGACTCGCGGCATCCCTTCTTCGAGGCGCGGGCCGAGTGGCTGCTCCGGGCCATTGCCTACCGTCGATGCGAGCCCCTGAAGCCCGATATCGGGCTCGTCGAGGCCGTGGGCCGCATCGGCAACAGCGATTTCGAGGCCATCGTGAGCCTGACCGAGGCGGCCGTCGCCTATCGTGCGGGCGACGCGCGCGTCGCGATCGAGCTGTCGATGCGCGCGGTCCGGCTCTGGCGCTCGGTGCACGAGGTCTGGCCCGATCTGCTCGCGCGCAGCCTCGCGCTCGCGGCGGGCGCGGGCGCGGACCACGGCGGCGAGATCGAGGATCTCGGGCGCAAGGCAATGCAATGTCCCGTCCCGGGGCTCGGCCTGCAATGTCTGGGGATGCTCGCCCGCACGGTCGGAGAGCCGAAGCGCGCCTGGCAAAAAGCCGCGCTGCCCCTCACGGCCGGGGTGGACCGGCGCCATTTTCATCTGCGCATGGACGTGCTGTCCGTGGACGAGGCGCTCGCGTCGCTCGGCGTGGAGCCTCCGTCGGCCCCGCCGAGCGGCGCGAAGCGTGGCAGGTCGGATCGAAAAGGGCGCGGACAACGCTCGTAG
- a CDS encoding long-chain fatty acid--CoA ligase, translated as MLAGRMMDYPLTLTHFLERARTFFGSTEIVSRNADKSLTRSTYGQMYRRACQLAGALARLGVGPGDRVATLCWNHQRHLEAYFGVPAMGAVVHTLNLRLHPNEIAYIAKHAEDRVLIVDRTLLPLYRKFADQVPSIQHVIVVPDGPAQGAETGSELDYEQLLAAERDEYAFPRLDERAAAMICYTSGTTGTPKGVVYSHRSAVLHTLVNCMADVTGMSQADSVTPVVPMFHAAAWGLPYTSVASGARLVFPGPHLDPASLLDLMSTEKVTVAAGVPTIWLGILQLLDQSPEKWDLSSMRTMLIGGSAAPPAMIDGFQRRHGLVVTHAWGMTETSPVGTMARLKKSLSGLDDAAKLSLRASQGYALPLVEQRHVGENGDVLPWDGATMGELEVRGPWVASSYFSDEGEDKFTADGWFKTGDVVTIDPEGYLRITDRSKDVIKSGGEWISSVDLENALMSHPAVLEAAVFAARDAKWGERPLAAVVLKEGKSATKEELTAHIEGKFAKYWLPDDYIFMTQIPRTSTGKFLKTKLREMYGDHLEKGAAAR; from the coding sequence ATGCTGGCCGGCCGCATGATGGACTATCCGCTCACCCTCACGCACTTTCTCGAGCGCGCGAGGACGTTCTTCGGAAGCACGGAGATCGTCTCGCGCAACGCGGACAAGAGCCTCACGCGCTCGACGTACGGGCAGATGTACCGGCGCGCGTGTCAGCTCGCGGGCGCGCTCGCGCGGCTCGGGGTGGGCCCCGGGGATCGGGTGGCGACGCTGTGCTGGAATCATCAGCGTCACCTCGAGGCGTATTTCGGCGTGCCGGCGATGGGGGCGGTGGTCCACACGCTCAACCTGCGCCTGCACCCGAACGAGATCGCCTACATCGCGAAGCACGCCGAGGATCGGGTCCTCATCGTCGACCGGACGCTCCTGCCGCTCTATCGCAAGTTCGCCGATCAGGTGCCGAGCATTCAGCACGTCATCGTGGTGCCGGACGGGCCGGCGCAGGGGGCGGAGACGGGGTCGGAGCTCGATTACGAGCAGCTCCTCGCGGCCGAGCGGGACGAATATGCATTCCCGCGCCTCGACGAGCGGGCGGCGGCGATGATCTGCTATACCTCGGGCACGACGGGCACGCCGAAAGGGGTCGTTTACAGCCATCGCTCGGCCGTCTTGCACACGCTGGTCAATTGCATGGCGGATGTGACGGGGATGAGTCAGGCAGACTCGGTCACCCCCGTGGTGCCGATGTTCCACGCGGCGGCGTGGGGGTTGCCGTACACGTCGGTGGCGTCGGGCGCGCGCCTGGTTTTCCCCGGTCCGCACCTCGATCCTGCGAGCTTGCTCGATTTGATGTCCACGGAGAAGGTCACGGTCGCGGCGGGCGTGCCGACGATCTGGCTCGGCATTCTCCAGCTCCTCGATCAGAGCCCCGAGAAATGGGATCTCTCCTCGATGCGGACGATGCTGATCGGCGGCTCTGCGGCGCCGCCGGCGATGATCGACGGGTTCCAGCGCCGCCACGGCCTCGTGGTCACGCACGCCTGGGGAATGACCGAGACGAGCCCCGTCGGGACGATGGCGCGGCTGAAGAAGAGTTTGTCGGGGCTCGATGATGCGGCCAAGCTCTCGCTGCGGGCGTCGCAGGGGTATGCGCTGCCGCTCGTGGAGCAGCGGCACGTGGGTGAGAATGGCGACGTCTTGCCCTGGGACGGCGCGACCATGGGCGAGCTCGAGGTGCGCGGCCCGTGGGTGGCCTCGTCCTATTTCAGCGACGAGGGGGAGGACAAGTTCACGGCCGACGGGTGGTTCAAGACGGGCGACGTCGTGACGATCGACCCCGAGGGCTATCTCAGGATCACGGATCGGTCGAAGGACGTCATCAAATCGGGCGGGGAGTGGATCAGCTCGGTGGATCTCGAGAACGCGCTGATGAGCCACCCGGCGGTGCTCGAGGCGGCGGTGTTCGCGGCGCGGGACGCGAAATGGGGCGAGCGCCCGCTCGCGGCCGTCGTGCTGAAGGAGGGCAAGAGCGCCACGAAGGAGGAGCTCACCGCCCACATCGAGGGCAAATTCGCCAAGTACTGGCTACCGGACGATTACATCTTCATGACGCAGATCCCGCGCACTTCCACGGGCAAGTTCCTCAAGACGAAGCTCCGCGAGATGTATGGCGATCACCTGGAGAAGGGGGCGGCGGCGCGGTAG
- a CDS encoding class I SAM-dependent methyltransferase: MHDQPSRGPAEARAFIQASTAVAAPPLLPEIALHLATEVTPLWQATEAWLSARGLEPPFWAFAWAGGQAIARLLLDRPEIVRGKTVLDLASGSGLCAIAAARAGALRVAAVDRDPMAKEAIALNAAHNGVVVEAHAEDLLGQSRLPPWAEGAGVVLAGDVCYDAAMTEAVLPWLRARASEGARVLLGDPGRAYLPAEGLVEIARHRVPVIDDVESEREKWGVVYEVLATAPPPPSPGDRHTSRGASS, translated from the coding sequence ATGCACGACCAACCGAGCCGCGGGCCCGCGGAAGCGCGCGCATTCATCCAGGCGAGCACGGCGGTCGCGGCGCCGCCGCTCTTGCCGGAAATCGCGCTCCACCTCGCGACGGAGGTGACGCCCTTGTGGCAGGCCACCGAGGCGTGGCTTTCGGCGCGGGGGCTCGAGCCGCCGTTCTGGGCCTTCGCCTGGGCGGGGGGACAGGCGATCGCGCGGCTCTTGCTCGATCGGCCGGAGATCGTTCGGGGAAAGACCGTGCTCGATCTGGCCTCGGGCTCGGGCCTGTGCGCGATCGCGGCGGCGCGCGCGGGGGCTCTGCGGGTGGCCGCCGTGGACCGCGATCCGATGGCGAAGGAGGCCATCGCGCTGAACGCCGCGCACAACGGCGTGGTCGTGGAGGCGCACGCCGAGGACCTGCTCGGGCAATCGAGATTGCCCCCGTGGGCCGAGGGCGCGGGCGTGGTGCTGGCGGGAGACGTCTGTTACGACGCCGCAATGACGGAGGCGGTCTTGCCGTGGCTTCGGGCGCGGGCGTCAGAAGGTGCGCGGGTATTGCTCGGCGACCCGGGGCGGGCGTATTTACCGGCCGAGGGGCTCGTCGAGATCGCGCGTCATCGGGTGCCGGTGATCGACGACGTGGAATCGGAGCGGGAGAAATGGGGCGTGGTGTACGAGGTGCTCGCTACCGCGCCGCCGCCCCCTTCTCCAGGTGATCGCCATACATCTCGCGGAGCTTCGTCTTGA
- a CDS encoding sigma 54-interacting transcriptional regulator, with translation MANLPDGTRETLNLRLDELEALSRRGRVLLLLVYHREGVSSVPLYPGRPIILGRKPPPGPSGVAVHEPSLSREHARFDLTDAGDIVTVKDLGSTNGTWVRGQRIQEAQLSPGDEVRMGTVHVVVHGGAYARAVSSPLSHERFRMALEDEVVRARFFRRPFALLMLRAEGPSGGHVSSFHSGVSSALRPVDRLAFYGPDTLEVLVPEANREEAVTMVEGILGSARAVSPGLVGGIAVFPDAAGEPEALLEACRKAVLAASPKERRVHVAESSTRLAGEGPADVMKGGLVAGGEAVRNILKQVPLLARSNIPVLILGETGVGKEVLAHRIHADGPRKDKPLVIVNCAAIPETLVEATLFGHEKGAFTGALQRQRGLFESADGGTLLLDEVGDLPKASQAALLRVLETRKLRRVGATSEIEVDVRILAATHRDLEEMANRGDFRSDLLYRLSGVPITIPPLRARTDEIEPLCLAFLRRASKANGRGIHGVEPSALDLLRAYPWPGNIRELRNAIERAVVLAQSDRITVEDLPERVRHYAEPSLGAVDKVPEPSLPGRASEPSVPEIDLRATLPPRASTAPPSMSAEPPPSSEPEEPDLSDDGLRSKLERYEIRIIVDALNACSGNQRLAAERLGLPLRTLVHKMAKLNIRRGHFEDPGASRRR, from the coding sequence ATGGCAAACCTTCCGGACGGGACCAGGGAAACGCTCAACCTGCGCCTGGACGAGCTCGAAGCGCTCTCGCGAAGAGGGCGGGTTCTGCTCCTGCTCGTTTACCATCGCGAGGGCGTCAGCTCGGTCCCTCTTTATCCGGGCCGCCCCATCATCCTCGGCCGCAAGCCTCCTCCCGGCCCCTCGGGCGTCGCCGTGCACGAGCCGAGCCTGTCGCGCGAGCATGCCCGATTCGATCTCACCGACGCAGGTGACATCGTCACGGTCAAAGACCTCGGCTCCACGAACGGGACATGGGTGCGCGGGCAGCGCATCCAGGAGGCGCAGCTGTCGCCGGGCGACGAGGTCCGCATGGGCACGGTGCACGTCGTCGTGCACGGCGGCGCCTACGCGCGCGCGGTCTCGAGCCCGCTGTCGCACGAGCGGTTTCGCATGGCCCTCGAGGACGAGGTCGTGCGCGCCCGCTTCTTCCGCCGCCCCTTCGCCCTGCTCATGCTCCGCGCCGAGGGCCCCTCGGGCGGGCACGTGTCGAGCTTTCATTCGGGCGTCTCCTCGGCCCTGCGCCCCGTGGATCGGCTCGCTTTTTATGGCCCCGACACGCTCGAGGTCCTCGTGCCCGAGGCGAACCGCGAGGAGGCCGTGACCATGGTCGAGGGGATCCTCGGCTCGGCGCGCGCGGTCTCTCCGGGGCTCGTGGGAGGCATCGCGGTCTTCCCCGACGCGGCCGGCGAGCCGGAGGCGCTGCTCGAGGCTTGCCGCAAGGCCGTGCTCGCGGCCTCGCCCAAAGAGAGGCGCGTGCACGTGGCCGAGTCGTCGACGCGCCTCGCGGGCGAGGGCCCCGCCGACGTCATGAAAGGCGGGCTCGTCGCGGGCGGCGAGGCCGTGCGCAACATCCTGAAGCAGGTGCCGCTGCTCGCCCGATCGAACATCCCCGTGCTCATCCTCGGCGAGACGGGCGTGGGCAAGGAGGTGCTCGCGCATCGCATCCACGCCGACGGGCCCCGCAAGGACAAACCCCTCGTCATCGTCAATTGCGCGGCCATCCCGGAGACGCTCGTGGAGGCGACCCTGTTCGGCCACGAAAAGGGCGCGTTCACCGGCGCGCTCCAGCGCCAGCGCGGGCTCTTCGAGTCGGCCGACGGCGGCACGCTGCTGCTCGACGAGGTGGGCGACCTGCCCAAGGCCTCGCAGGCCGCGCTCTTGCGCGTGCTCGAGACCCGAAAGCTCCGGCGCGTCGGGGCCACGAGCGAGATCGAGGTCGACGTGCGCATCCTCGCCGCCACGCACCGAGACCTCGAGGAAATGGCCAATCGCGGCGATTTCCGCAGCGATCTGCTCTACCGGCTGAGCGGCGTGCCCATCACCATCCCGCCCCTGCGCGCGCGCACCGACGAGATCGAGCCGCTATGCCTCGCCTTTTTGCGCCGCGCGAGCAAGGCGAACGGGCGCGGGATTCACGGGGTCGAGCCCTCGGCGCTCGATCTGCTGCGGGCCTATCCGTGGCCGGGGAACATCCGCGAGCTGCGCAATGCCATCGAGCGGGCCGTGGTGCTCGCGCAGAGCGATCGCATCACGGTCGAGGACCTGCCCGAGCGCGTCCGCCATTACGCCGAACCGTCGCTCGGGGCCGTGGACAAGGTCCCGGAGCCGAGCTTGCCCGGTCGCGCGTCCGAGCCGAGCGTCCCCGAGATCGATCTGCGCGCCACGCTGCCGCCCCGCGCGAGCACCGCGCCCCCGTCCATGAGCGCCGAGCCGCCCCCGTCGAGCGAGCCCGAAGAGCCCGATCTCAGCGACGACGGCCTGCGCAGCAAGCTCGAGCGCTACGAGATCAGGATCATCGTCGACGCGCTCAACGCGTGCAGCGGCAACCAGCGCCTCGCGGCCGAGCGGCTCGGGCTACCCTTGCGCACGCTCGTGCACAAGATGGCGAAGCTCAACATCCGCCGCGGTCATTTCGAGGATCCAGGCGCGTCACGGCGGCGGTGA
- a CDS encoding S8 family serine peptidase translates to MARSDEPLTGKLDPRLTAIRRMWRGEMADLSALDEAAVESSRQGKALREMVQRAERRARRMPSVFPGPRDGVVSRVLHGVGASGKVSVLIRFRGDAARLSGLGATVRSVMGELATAEVSIAALDGLEADPDVLFVELSRPAFQTLDGSVKALGVPELRKANLSATGAGVVIGVIDVDGLDFRHPDFMRETPEGLRTRVAWLWDQRVEKLPEDRAGEVPGPWGYGVEYSAADIDQELASGEPGSVVPHWPETGPRYVNHATHMTGIAAGNGRGSDGKYAGVAPEAEIVYVNTVDSEARGFADMSKVCDAIAYIFERAGGRPCVVNISLGDNLGPHDGTSLVERFIDAAVTSPGRAVVVAAGNSNERGTHTMGAAPDASPASLELLVPMWTDSGETIEIWYDGRDRLDVTVIDPAGNRARASSGLRRGESCAVMKSIGGAHVTITSVVGDARNGDNVVQIMLQPAEAGGHLADGKWRLELARSEGHEKPADAGMWHAWIDGNTKARWTQAAKGTCTLTTPGTSRGAITVGNYLVDCGGVASTTSGCGPTRDGRRKPDVVAPGQAIMAPLASADPAARGELYVAGFGTSQATAHVAGLCAVLFNLHGPLDAEALKALLRKNACRAGLGPEWDPVYGFGRAKAGDGRMPAAEELPAVARAGGAPAMIRLQAERRNDNYNRGGPS, encoded by the coding sequence ATGGCACGCAGCGACGAACCCCTGACGGGCAAGCTCGATCCGCGTCTGACGGCGATCCGTCGGATGTGGCGCGGCGAGATGGCCGATCTGTCGGCGCTCGACGAGGCTGCGGTGGAGTCGAGCCGTCAGGGCAAAGCGCTGCGGGAGATGGTGCAGCGGGCCGAGCGGCGGGCGCGGCGCATGCCGAGCGTCTTTCCGGGGCCGCGGGACGGCGTGGTGAGCCGGGTGCTGCACGGCGTGGGGGCGTCGGGGAAGGTGTCGGTGCTGATCCGCTTCCGTGGCGATGCGGCGCGGCTTTCGGGGCTGGGCGCGACGGTGCGGTCGGTGATGGGGGAGCTGGCGACGGCGGAGGTGTCGATCGCGGCGCTCGACGGGCTCGAGGCGGATCCGGACGTGCTGTTCGTGGAGCTTTCGCGGCCGGCGTTCCAGACGCTCGACGGCAGCGTGAAGGCGCTCGGCGTGCCCGAGCTGCGAAAGGCGAATCTCTCGGCGACGGGCGCGGGCGTGGTGATCGGCGTCATCGACGTCGACGGCCTCGATTTCCGCCACCCCGATTTCATGCGCGAGACGCCCGAGGGGCTGCGGACGCGCGTCGCGTGGCTGTGGGATCAGCGCGTGGAGAAGCTGCCCGAGGACCGCGCGGGCGAGGTGCCCGGGCCCTGGGGGTACGGGGTCGAGTATTCGGCTGCCGACATCGATCAGGAGCTCGCGAGCGGCGAGCCTGGCTCCGTCGTGCCGCACTGGCCCGAGACGGGTCCGAGGTACGTCAATCACGCGACGCACATGACGGGCATTGCGGCGGGCAATGGTCGCGGCTCGGACGGTAAATACGCGGGCGTGGCGCCGGAGGCCGAGATTGTCTACGTGAACACGGTGGACTCGGAGGCGCGCGGGTTCGCGGACATGAGCAAGGTCTGCGACGCGATCGCGTACATCTTCGAGCGGGCGGGAGGCCGGCCGTGCGTCGTCAACATCAGCCTCGGCGACAACCTCGGGCCGCACGACGGGACGAGCCTCGTCGAGCGCTTCATCGACGCCGCGGTCACGTCGCCTGGCCGGGCGGTGGTGGTGGCGGCGGGCAACAGCAACGAGCGCGGCACGCACACGATGGGCGCGGCGCCTGACGCCTCCCCTGCCTCGCTCGAGCTTCTGGTCCCGATGTGGACCGATAGCGGCGAGACGATCGAGATCTGGTACGACGGCCGCGACAGGCTCGACGTCACCGTGATCGACCCCGCAGGCAACCGGGCGCGTGCCAGCTCCGGGCTGCGCCGGGGCGAGAGCTGCGCGGTGATGAAGTCGATCGGCGGGGCGCACGTGACGATCACGTCGGTCGTGGGCGACGCGCGCAATGGCGACAACGTCGTGCAGATCATGCTCCAGCCTGCGGAGGCGGGGGGGCACCTGGCCGATGGGAAATGGCGGCTCGAGCTCGCTCGCAGCGAGGGGCACGAAAAGCCGGCCGACGCGGGCATGTGGCACGCGTGGATCGACGGGAACACGAAGGCGCGCTGGACGCAGGCGGCGAAGGGGACGTGCACGCTGACGACGCCGGGAACGAGCCGCGGGGCGATCACGGTGGGCAATTACCTCGTCGATTGCGGCGGGGTCGCGAGCACGACGAGCGGCTGCGGTCCGACGCGGGACGGGCGGCGCAAGCCCGACGTGGTGGCGCCGGGGCAAGCGATCATGGCGCCGCTCGCGTCGGCGGATCCGGCGGCGCGCGGGGAGCTTTACGTGGCGGGCTTCGGCACGAGCCAGGCGACGGCGCACGTGGCGGGGCTGTGCGCGGTGCTGTTCAACCTGCACGGCCCGCTCGACGCGGAGGCGCTGAAGGCTCTTTTGCGGAAGAACGCGTGCCGCGCGGGGCTCGGGCCGGAGTGGGATCCGGTGTACGGGTTCGGGCGGGCGAAGGCCGGCGACGGGCGCATGCCGGCGGCCGAGGAGCTGCCGGCGGTGGCGCGCGCCGGCGGCGCGCCCGCGATGATTCGACTCCAAGCTGAACGAAGAAACGACAATTACAATCGAGGAGGTCCGTCATGA